In Silene latifolia isolate original U9 population chromosome X, ASM4854445v1, whole genome shotgun sequence, the following proteins share a genomic window:
- the LOC141622660 gene encoding uncharacterized protein LOC141622660 encodes MDTWRSNHRSQFTNHKHTHQTPRPLKTPSKSPNCITMEEAIATGGCEKLHKALLDCHRRTSSSQSACRHLNRAFATCIIGVICPSESEAVRSLCSSGGTALKRSQCERARLELSVCLSSHQDDDQS; translated from the coding sequence ATGGATACGTGGAGGAGTAACCATCGATCACAATTCACAAACCATAAACACACACACCAAACACCCCGACCTTTGAAAACTCCATCCAAATCACCAAACTGTATAACAATGGAGGAAGCCATAGCTACAGGAGGATGCGAGAAGCTACACAAAGCACTACTAGACTGCCACCGTCGTACATCGTCATCACAATCCGCATGCCGACACTTAAACCGCGCATTCGCCACCTGCATCATCGGCGTAATTTGTCCTTCCGAATCCGAAGCGGTGCGATCGCTTTGCTCAAGCGGTGGCACCGCTTTAAAGCGATCGCAATGCGAACGAGCTCGCCTTGAGCTCTCCGTTTGCCTTTCTTCGCACCAGGATGACGATCAATCCTAA
- the LOC141619455 gene encoding dehydrogenase FPY6 gives MAGKIQIAICGAGIFVKNQYIPRLSEISDLVTIKYIWSRSEESARGAVEVAKKSFPEVEAKWGDAGLDDIIKDPSVPGVAVVLAGQIQVQMALRLLKTGKHVIQEKPAAANNDEAEMALSSYGPLCSTLGRPLWAVAENYRFEPAFVEGRKLVTEIGDMMNVQVVVEGSMNSSNPYFSSSWRRDFTGGFILDMGVHNIAGLRMLVGCEVASVSALTTHVDPNLPPPDNISSSYQLENGCPGIFVMSVSTRSPKIFWRVVGLKGTVQVERGNVDGQHGYLVSKFNTDGQCSSSFYPFSGVTEELKTFLHDISQASSDHVSDRRLSFVEGARDVAVLEAMLESGKNNGVVVPVKRF, from the exons ATGGCGGGTAAGATCCAAATTGCAATCTGTGGAGCTGGCATTTTTGTGAAGAATCAATATATTCCAAGATTATCTGAGATTTCTGATCTTGTTACTATCAAATACATTTGGAGCCGTTCTGAG GAATCAGCAAGAGGTGCAGTGGAAGTAGCTAAGAAGAGTTTCCCAGAAGTGGAAGCGAAGTGGGGTGATGCTGGACTTGACGACATTATTAAGGACCCTTCAGTTCCCGGGGTTGCTGTGGTACTTGCTGGCCAGATTCAG GTACAAATGGCCCTGAGACTGCTCAAGACGGGGAAGCATGTAattcaag AGAAACCTGCAGCTGCAA ATAATGACGAGGCAGAAATGGCACTATCAAGCTACGGTCCTTTATGTTCTACTCTTGGTCGACCATTATGGGCTGTCGCAGAAAATTACAGATTTGAACCGGCTTTTGTAGAG GGCAGGAAGCTAGTCACCGAAATAGGAGATATGATGAATGTCCAAGTAGTTGTAGAAGGATCAATGAACAGTTCTAATCCATACTTCTCAAGTTCCTGGAGGCGGGATTTCACA GGAGGTTTCATTCTTGACATGGGAGTCCACAATATTGCTGGACTGAGGATG CTTGTTGGGTGCGAGGTTGCATCAGTCTCAGCGTTGACTACTCACGTTGATCCTAATCTGCCTCCACCAGATAACATCTCCAGTTCCTA TCAACTTGAAAACGGCTGTCCTGGCATTTTCGTGATGTCTGTGTCTACTAGATCACCAAAG ATATTCTGGAGAGTTGTTGGTTTGAAAGGAACTGTACAAGTTGAGCGAGGGAACGTCGATGGGCAGCATGGTTACTTG GTCTCTAAATTCAATACTGATGGGCAATGCAGCAGCTCCTTCTACCCATTCAGTGGCGTAACTGAAGAATTGAAAACTTTCTTGCATGATATCTCACAG GCATCCAGCGACCATGTAAGTGATCGTCGACTGTCATTTGTTGAAGGTGCCCGCGATGTAGCAGTTCTAGAGGCGATGCTTGAATCCGGAAAGAATAATGGAGTCGTGGTACCTGTCAAAAGATTTTAA